The following proteins are co-located in the Verrucomicrobiia bacterium genome:
- the rfbB gene encoding dTDP-glucose 4,6-dehydratase: MNLLVTGGAGFIGSNVIRLIIDRPEITRLVNLDCLTYAGHLENLKEFEKHPKYAFEKVDLRDKAAVLEVVKRHQITQVMHLAAESHVDRSISGPGDFIHTNVLGTFHLLEACRDVWAGNFTGKRFHHVSTDEVYGSLGATGYFLETTPYAPNSPYSASKASSDMLVRAYHHTYGMPTVITNCSNNYGPYQFPEKLIPVVIQNVLTRKSIPVYGDGMNVRDWLYVGDHAGALWQVLGKGKDGETYNIGGHNEWANINIVNLICDLIDEMKPELGGGSRKLITYVKDRAGHDRRYAIDATKIKNELGWVPAYTFERGIRDTVRWYLDNQAWVDTVKNKK; this comes from the coding sequence ATGAACTTATTGGTGACTGGTGGTGCGGGATTCATTGGCTCGAATGTCATCCGGTTGATCATTGATCGGCCAGAAATCACGCGCTTGGTGAATCTGGATTGCCTCACATACGCGGGGCATCTCGAGAACTTGAAAGAGTTCGAGAAGCATCCGAAATATGCCTTCGAGAAAGTCGATCTGCGCGACAAGGCGGCGGTGTTGGAAGTGGTGAAGCGTCATCAGATCACGCAGGTGATGCATCTCGCAGCGGAATCACACGTGGATCGTTCCATCAGCGGGCCGGGCGATTTCATTCATACGAATGTGCTCGGCACGTTCCACTTGTTAGAGGCGTGTCGCGATGTTTGGGCGGGCAACTTCACCGGCAAACGTTTCCATCACGTTTCTACGGATGAAGTTTACGGCAGCCTCGGTGCCACGGGTTATTTCCTCGAGACCACGCCTTACGCGCCGAACTCTCCCTACTCCGCCAGCAAGGCCTCCAGCGACATGCTGGTGCGCGCGTATCACCACACGTATGGCATGCCCACGGTGATCACGAATTGCTCGAACAATTACGGTCCGTATCAGTTCCCGGAAAAACTCATTCCAGTGGTCATCCAAAATGTGCTCACGCGCAAATCCATCCCCGTCTATGGCGATGGCATGAACGTGCGCGACTGGCTCTACGTGGGCGATCACGCCGGGGCGCTCTGGCAGGTGCTCGGCAAAGGCAAGGATGGCGAGACATATAACATCGGCGGGCACAACGAGTGGGCGAACATCAACATCGTGAACCTCATCTGCGATCTGATCGACGAGATGAAGCCCGAACTGGGCGGCGGCTCACGCAAGCTCATCACGTATGTGAAAGACCGCGCGGGACACGATCGCCGCTACGCCATCGATGCCACGAAGATCAAGAATGAGCTGGGCTGGGTGCCGGCTTATACGTTTGAACGCGGCATCCGGGATACGGTGCGGTGGTATCTGGATAACCAGGCGTGGGTGGACACGGTGAAGAATAAGAAGTAG